Genomic DNA from Bacteriovorax sp. Seq25_V:
ACCGACCAGGGATTTCTTGGAATCGTGGGTTCGATGTTAAGTGGGATTTCAATGGCAAATCTTCACGGATTAATGGAATAGAAACAAGGAAAGATAATGAAGTTTAAAAATGTCGTCATCGAAGATTTTGCGACTTACCTCCCAGAGGAATATATTACAAGCGCTGATCTTGAAAAGATGCTTGAGCCTATTTATACGAGACTAAAGCTTCCTGCGGGAAGACTTGAGCTGATGACGGGAATTGAAAAGCGTGGAGTATGGCCCGCCGGAACTCTCCCAAGTAGCTTATCTTCGGCCGCGGCGAATAATCTCTTTAGAAAAGGTAAAGTAAAAAAAGAAGATATTGACCTTCTTATTCACGGTTCTGTTTGTCGTAATTTTTTAGAGCCATCGACGGCTTCAATCATTCACGGAGATCTTGAGCTTAATGAAAATTGTACAATTTTTGATCTTTCAAATGCTTGCCTTGGCGTGATGAATGCATTTGTTGTCGCTGCCAATATGATTGAGCTTGGACAGATTAAAAGAGCACTCATTGTCTCTGGAGAAAATGGCGCTCCTCTTTTACATGAGACGGTCAGAAGATTAAACACTGACGAAACAATCACAAGAAAATCAATTAAGAAGTACTTTGCTAATTTAACGATTGGTTCAAGCGCCTGTGCCTTTGTATTAACGAGTAAGGATCTGTGTCCCGATGGTCACGAAATTTGTGGAGGAGCAATCCTTACAGATTCCACGGCCAATAAGCTTTGCCAAGGAGATGGTGATCCTAACTCATTATTTATGGAAACAGATTCTGAAGCCTTATTAGAACATGGAAAAATTCTTGCGGATAAGACATGGTCAAAAGCGAAAGAAAATCTTTCTTGGTCTAATAATGACGTTGATCTTGTAATCGGTCACCAAGTAGGGAAGGCCCACAAGGAAATTGTCCTCTCAAGACTTGGACTTGATAAACATGGTACCTATGATTCATTTCCATTTCTTGGAAATACAGGTTCAGCTGCGCTTCCAACGACATTAATATTAAAACATGAAAATACACCAATTAAAAAAGGTGAAAGAATTGCATTAGTAGGAATTGGCAGTGGCCTATCTTCTCTTGCACTAGGAGTTAAGTGGTAATGCAAACACAACAATTACAAGAGACAACTTGGAAGACACAATATCCATTTAAAAGTAACTTCTTGAACATAGATGGGGTTAAACTTCACTATATCGATGAAGGACAGGGCGAAGCGGTGATTATGCTTCACGGAAACCCAACATGGTCATTTTTCTATAGAAATGTTGTTAATGAATTAAAAAAAAATCACCGTTGTATTGTTCCTGACCATATTGGTTGTGGGCTTAGTGATAAACCACAAGATTATGATTACACACTAGAGAATCATATTTCAAATATCTTAAAACTCATTGAAGAGCTTAAGCTTGAAAGTTTCTCACTTATCGTTCACGACTGGGGCGGAGCAATCGGAATGGGAGTGGCCACTCGCCTACCAAGTAAAGTTAAGCGCATGACCATAATGAATACGGCGGCCTTTCTTTCGCAGGAAATTCCATTCTCAATCTCAATTTGTAAGCTCCCATTAATTGGAGAGAAAATTGTAAGAAACTTCAATGCATTTGCATGGCCTGCAACTTTTATGGCCGTGGAAAAGAAGCTTCCAAAAGAAATTAAAGAAGGTTTTCTTCATCCATATAATAACTACGAAAATAGAATTGCGACAGCGAGATTTGTAAAAGATATTCCTCTCAATACTAATCACGTAAGCTTCAATACACTAAAAGAAATTGAAGAAAAGCTACCAACAGTTACTTGTCCAAAACTCTTCTTATGGGGTGCAAAGGACTTCTGTTTCACACTCAACTTCTTAAAGCGCTGGAGAGATTTCTTCCC
This window encodes:
- a CDS encoding 3-oxoacyl-ACP synthase III produces the protein MKFKNVVIEDFATYLPEEYITSADLEKMLEPIYTRLKLPAGRLELMTGIEKRGVWPAGTLPSSLSSAAANNLFRKGKVKKEDIDLLIHGSVCRNFLEPSTASIIHGDLELNENCTIFDLSNACLGVMNAFVVAANMIELGQIKRALIVSGENGAPLLHETVRRLNTDETITRKSIKKYFANLTIGSSACAFVLTSKDLCPDGHEICGGAILTDSTANKLCQGDGDPNSLFMETDSEALLEHGKILADKTWSKAKENLSWSNNDVDLVIGHQVGKAHKEIVLSRLGLDKHGTYDSFPFLGNTGSAALPTTLILKHENTPIKKGERIALVGIGSGLSSLALGVKW
- a CDS encoding alpha/beta fold hydrolase produces the protein MQTQQLQETTWKTQYPFKSNFLNIDGVKLHYIDEGQGEAVIMLHGNPTWSFFYRNVVNELKKNHRCIVPDHIGCGLSDKPQDYDYTLENHISNILKLIEELKLESFSLIVHDWGGAIGMGVATRLPSKVKRMTIMNTAAFLSQEIPFSISICKLPLIGEKIVRNFNAFAWPATFMAVEKKLPKEIKEGFLHPYNNYENRIATARFVKDIPLNTNHVSFNTLKEIEEKLPTVTCPKLFLWGAKDFCFTLNFLKRWRDFFPSDKYVILENAGHYLMEDETERCMQEIKGFFNEHSQSN